TATATACTTTGCTCCTTGAAAAACACGGTGAGAGAAATATCGTTTTTATGGGTGATTCGGCAGGTGGAGGGTTAGCGTTAGGTTTTACGCTAAAACTACGTGACGAAAGTAAAAGATTGCCAGATCACGTTGTTCTTTTCTCTGCTTGGCTGGATTTGAGTTTGAGCAATCCGGAACTGGAGCAATATGAGAAGAGGGATGTGATGCTAACCGTTAAAGGTTTAAAGGCTGCTGCGCAAAGGTATGCAGGTAACGAGGATGCTAATTTGAAAGACCCTCGTCTTAGTCCTATCTACGGTGATTTTTCAAACCTTTGTCAAATAACTGTTTTCACCGGAACTAACGATTTGTTGCATCCGGATTCGAAAAAATTAAGGGAGGTCTGTGAAGTACACAACCTCCCGCTTAATTATTTCGAGTATCCAACCATGTTCTACGATTGGGTAATTTTTACGTTCTTGCCAGAGTCAAAAGATGCACTCAAGAAAATTCGAAAAATTCTAAGATGAGTAGATTAG
The DNA window shown above is from Fervidobacterium changbaicum and carries:
- a CDS encoding alpha/beta hydrolase is translated as MTRHISIESKIAYQLLKFINFSKIVEVKMLKDTFNKSPALPGYSLCNKVEVHSFQTLGRSVWEITPKTANSSTTILFLHGGAYISNLTKMHWKFVEKLIECTSATVYVPDYPLAPEYIWKDTYMFLDELYTLLLEKHGERNIVFMGDSAGGGLALGFTLKLRDESKRLPDHVVLFSAWLDLSLSNPELEQYEKRDVMLTVKGLKAAAQRYAGNEDANLKDPRLSPIYGDFSNLCQITVFTGTNDLLHPDSKKLREVCEVHNLPLNYFEYPTMFYDWVIFTFLPESKDALKKIRKILR